One segment of Anatilimnocola aggregata DNA contains the following:
- a CDS encoding efflux RND transporter permease subunit — MWIVQLALKRPYTFVVMALLIVVLGVTAIRQMRTDIFPEIDIPVITVIWTYKGMESTEVERRITTYSEYAISSNVNDIKRLESQTLNGVGVIKIYFHPGVNVGVAMAQVTAVTQSIRALMPPGIQPPVIVRYNASSVPILQISLSSDTMSEEEVYDYGLYILRTQLSTVQGLTMPTPYGGRERQVMVDLDPQLLQAKGISPKEVADAINAYNLAYPTGVARIDTHEYPVALNNSPLTPALFNEIPIKVINGATVYMRDVAQVRDGSTSQTTIVRRNGSRGALVTLLKNGNASTLEIVNQVKAKMPDIQASAPKNLRVELLFDQSLFVTAAIEGVVVESIIAGLLTAAMILVFLGSWRSTLIVAVSIPLAILSSIVMLYLLGHSLNVMTLGGLALAVGILVDDATVEIENIHRNLGLGKPLRQAILDGAMQIAGPTFVSTLTISIVFVSVLFLEGPPKYLFTPLALAVAFAMMASYLLSRTIVPTMVDYLLPAELAHGHGNSNGFFGRFHKGFERLFEQFRSLYVSLLEWNLQHRFIVFAVFGLIVVSGFVALPWVGRDFFPTVDTGQFRLHVRAPAGTRVEQTERYFTQVEEAIREIIPQHEVELVLDNIGLPNRTYAMAFGDSATTGMADGEILVSLSHHRAKSTPDYIADLRRELPGRFPQLVFFFQPADIVSQILNFGLPAPIDIQIAGMNRAENQAMATEIAGRIRQIQGVQDVHLHQVMNVPKFQITVDQTRARELGLTQQDVANSLLVSLSGSGQVQPNYWVDPNMGISYLVETRTPTHKLDSVDSIEALPLTSPGSGGVQLLSNLAKVERGVTPEVVNHTNVQPAFDVYANVQGRDLGSVASEINRVLEEFRSQLKPGNTISMRGQVESMESAFFRLGLGLVFAAVLVYLLMVVNFQSWLDPFIIITALPGAFVGIVWSLFLWDTTFSVPALMGAIMSIGVATANSILLVTFANEQRSEGKNAWDAALEAGRTRMRPVLMTAAAMIIGMLPMSLGLGEGGEQNAPLGRAVIGGLLIATLTTLLFVPVVYSLLRTGKVQVSE; from the coding sequence ATGTGGATCGTGCAACTCGCCCTGAAGCGTCCGTACACGTTCGTCGTCATGGCCCTGCTGATTGTCGTGCTCGGGGTAACGGCCATCCGCCAAATGCGGACCGACATTTTCCCTGAGATCGACATTCCCGTGATTACGGTCATCTGGACCTACAAGGGTATGGAATCGACCGAGGTCGAGCGGAGAATCACGACCTACAGCGAATACGCCATCAGCTCGAATGTGAACGACATCAAGCGGCTGGAGTCGCAGACTCTCAACGGCGTGGGAGTGATCAAGATTTACTTTCACCCCGGCGTCAACGTGGGCGTGGCGATGGCCCAAGTAACTGCGGTCACGCAATCGATTCGCGCTCTCATGCCGCCAGGCATTCAGCCCCCCGTGATCGTGCGCTACAACGCGTCGAGCGTGCCAATTCTCCAAATCAGCCTCAGTAGCGACACGATGTCCGAGGAAGAAGTCTACGACTACGGCCTGTACATCTTGCGTACCCAGCTGTCGACCGTGCAAGGCTTGACGATGCCAACTCCTTACGGTGGTCGCGAGCGGCAGGTGATGGTCGACCTCGATCCGCAGTTGCTGCAAGCCAAGGGCATTTCGCCCAAGGAAGTGGCCGACGCGATCAATGCCTATAACCTGGCCTATCCCACCGGCGTGGCGCGCATCGATACGCACGAATATCCGGTGGCACTGAATAACAGCCCGCTGACTCCGGCCTTGTTCAACGAGATCCCGATCAAGGTCATCAACGGAGCCACGGTCTACATGCGCGATGTGGCGCAGGTCCGCGATGGCAGCACTTCGCAAACGACCATCGTTCGTCGCAATGGTAGCCGCGGAGCGCTCGTCACTTTGCTGAAGAACGGCAATGCTTCGACGCTCGAGATTGTGAACCAGGTGAAGGCCAAGATGCCCGATATTCAGGCTTCCGCGCCAAAGAACCTGCGGGTGGAACTGCTGTTCGATCAATCGCTCTTCGTCACTGCCGCCATCGAAGGGGTGGTCGTCGAAAGTATCATCGCCGGGCTGCTGACTGCAGCGATGATCCTGGTCTTCCTTGGTAGTTGGCGCAGCACACTGATTGTGGCGGTCTCGATTCCGCTCGCGATTCTTTCGTCCATCGTCATGCTCTATCTGCTCGGTCACTCGCTGAACGTAATGACGCTCGGTGGCTTGGCCCTGGCAGTCGGCATCCTCGTCGACGACGCAACGGTCGAGATCGAAAACATCCATCGTAACCTGGGGCTCGGCAAACCGCTGCGACAGGCCATTCTCGATGGAGCGATGCAGATCGCGGGGCCGACGTTTGTGTCGACCCTGACGATCAGCATCGTGTTCGTGTCGGTGCTCTTCCTCGAAGGACCGCCGAAGTATCTCTTCACTCCGCTCGCGTTGGCTGTCGCGTTCGCGATGATGGCCTCGTACCTGCTTTCTCGCACAATCGTGCCCACGATGGTCGACTATCTGTTGCCCGCCGAACTGGCACACGGCCACGGAAATAGCAATGGCTTCTTTGGTCGCTTTCATAAGGGTTTCGAGCGTCTCTTTGAGCAATTTCGCAGCCTGTATGTCTCGCTGCTCGAATGGAACCTGCAGCATCGGTTCATCGTCTTCGCCGTCTTTGGGCTGATCGTGGTCAGCGGGTTTGTGGCCTTGCCGTGGGTCGGTCGCGACTTCTTTCCCACGGTCGATACCGGTCAGTTCCGCCTCCACGTGCGTGCTCCAGCGGGCACGCGCGTGGAGCAGACGGAACGCTACTTCACCCAAGTCGAAGAGGCGATTCGTGAGATCATTCCGCAACACGAAGTGGAACTGGTGCTCGATAACATCGGCTTGCCGAATCGCACCTATGCCATGGCCTTCGGCGATAGTGCCACGACCGGCATGGCCGACGGCGAAATCCTCGTCTCCTTGTCGCATCATCGTGCCAAGTCGACTCCGGACTACATTGCCGATCTGCGCCGCGAGTTGCCGGGCCGCTTTCCGCAGTTGGTCTTTTTCTTTCAACCGGCCGATATCGTCAGCCAGATTCTGAACTTCGGTTTGCCCGCGCCTATCGATATTCAAATTGCTGGTATGAACCGCGCCGAGAATCAGGCAATGGCCACGGAGATCGCCGGCCGGATTCGCCAGATTCAAGGTGTGCAAGACGTCCATTTGCACCAGGTGATGAACGTTCCCAAGTTTCAAATCACGGTCGACCAGACTCGGGCTCGCGAACTGGGACTCACCCAGCAAGACGTCGCCAATAGCTTGCTCGTTTCCCTTTCGGGCAGCGGGCAAGTGCAGCCCAACTATTGGGTCGATCCCAACATGGGCATTTCGTACCTCGTCGAAACGCGTACTCCCACGCACAAGCTCGACAGTGTCGATTCCATCGAGGCCCTGCCTTTGACTTCGCCCGGCAGTGGCGGCGTGCAACTTCTCTCGAATCTCGCCAAGGTCGAGCGGGGCGTAACGCCCGAAGTGGTGAACCACACGAACGTGCAGCCCGCGTTCGACGTCTATGCCAACGTGCAAGGTCGCGACCTTGGCAGTGTGGCCAGCGAAATCAATCGCGTGCTCGAGGAATTCCGCAGTCAGCTGAAACCCGGCAACACCATCAGCATGCGAGGCCAGGTCGAAAGTATGGAGTCGGCCTTCTTCCGGCTGGGGCTTGGGTTGGTGTTTGCTGCCGTGCTTGTCTACCTGCTGATGGTTGTGAACTTCCAAAGTTGGCTCGATCCGTTCATCATCATCACCGCCTTGCCCGGTGCCTTTGTCGGCATTGTCTGGTCGCTCTTTCTGTGGGATACCACCTTCAGTGTTCCTGCCCTGATGGGAGCGATCATGTCGATTGGTGTCGCTACCGCGAACAGCATTCTGCTAGTCACTTTCGCCAACGAACAACGGAGCGAAGGGAAGAACGCCTGGGATGCGGCCCTCGAAGCTGGCCGCACTCGCATGCGGCCCGTGCTGATGACCGCCGCTGCCATGATCATCGGCATGTTGCCCATGTCGCTCGGTCTCGGTGAAGGTGGCGAACAAAACGCTCCGCTCGGTCGGGCTGTGATCGGAGGCCTGTTGATCGCCACACTGACGACGCTGCTCTTTGTGCCGGTTGTCTATAGTTTGCTACGAACGGGAAAAGTTCAGGTTAGTGAGTGA
- a CDS encoding M24 family metallopeptidase — MVDIAAIQSALREFGFDAWLLGDFRGSNVLARRILGIPDDQMGSRRWHYLIPAQGEPQKLVHRIEPGMLDHLPGAKTIYLKWQEWDAGVTKLAATAKRVAMEYSPRNANPYVSRVDAGTLEVVRATGAEVLSSGNLIQRFEATWDDEQWQMHLEAAQHTDSAFDRAWKFIASEVRTKGSVLETKVQQLIMNHFAEHGLTTYHPPIVGANAHSGDPHFETCSATDVAITNGDFVLIDLWAKMNRPRAVYSDLTRVGFVGEQVPAKYEQVFQIVSAGRDAAIAKVRDAFAKQEPLAGWQVDDAARQVITAAGYGPQFVHRLGHSIGQEVHGNGANMDNLETREDRLVLPRCCFSIEPGIYLPEFGIRSEVDVFVGPDSQVHVTGGELQTSVVPILKYS, encoded by the coding sequence ATGGTCGACATTGCTGCGATTCAATCCGCGCTACGTGAGTTTGGCTTCGACGCCTGGCTGCTCGGCGATTTTCGCGGCAGCAATGTGCTCGCGCGGCGAATTCTGGGAATCCCCGACGATCAAATGGGGTCGCGGCGCTGGCACTATCTCATTCCCGCGCAAGGCGAGCCGCAGAAGTTGGTGCACCGCATTGAGCCCGGCATGCTCGATCATCTGCCGGGCGCGAAGACCATTTATTTGAAGTGGCAGGAGTGGGATGCGGGCGTGACGAAGCTGGCGGCGACGGCGAAGCGAGTCGCGATGGAGTATTCGCCCCGCAATGCAAATCCGTATGTCTCACGTGTCGATGCGGGAACGTTGGAAGTGGTGCGGGCGACAGGGGCAGAGGTGTTGTCGTCCGGAAATCTCATTCAACGGTTCGAAGCCACCTGGGACGACGAACAGTGGCAGATGCATCTGGAGGCGGCCCAACATACGGACAGCGCGTTTGACCGCGCTTGGAAGTTCATCGCCAGCGAAGTGCGGACCAAGGGGAGCGTGCTGGAAACGAAAGTGCAGCAGCTGATTATGAATCACTTTGCCGAGCATGGCTTGACGACGTATCATCCGCCGATCGTCGGCGCGAATGCTCACAGCGGCGATCCTCATTTCGAAACCTGTTCAGCAACCGACGTGGCGATTACGAACGGCGATTTTGTGCTGATCGATCTGTGGGCCAAGATGAATCGGCCGCGGGCCGTCTACAGTGATCTGACTCGCGTTGGTTTCGTGGGCGAGCAAGTGCCGGCGAAGTACGAGCAGGTGTTTCAAATTGTCTCCGCGGGCCGCGATGCGGCGATTGCTAAAGTGCGCGACGCATTCGCCAAGCAAGAACCACTGGCAGGTTGGCAGGTCGACGATGCAGCCCGCCAGGTGATTACGGCCGCCGGCTACGGTCCGCAATTTGTGCATCGCTTGGGGCATAGCATCGGCCAAGAAGTGCATGGCAACGGTGCCAATATGGATAACCTGGAAACGCGCGAAGACCGGCTGGTATTGCCCCGTTGCTGTTTCTCGATCGAACCGGGCATCTATCTGCCGGAGTTCGGCATTCGGAGCGAAGTCGATGTCTTCGTCGGCCCCGATAGCCAGGTACACGTCACTGGCGGCGAGTTGCAGACCAGTGTCGTGCCAATCCTCAAATACTCCTGA
- a CDS encoding HEAT repeat domain-containing protein, whose translation MKLSWFGLLASAAILGMALGCGVSQPVNVPAQPLPTNDSTAAPDNPLSDAPAQPAIDGLATSPEKLPEKAPPPTTTDVTPPLPVLSVAELVAKLAIPDERQAAAVALCKQGPEAVPALLKALDHQDWQVRAAAVFALGQLGKESAAARDRLEVLAEKDENANVRDAATFALDAIAGK comes from the coding sequence ATGAAGTTATCATGGTTCGGTCTGCTGGCGAGCGCGGCGATTCTCGGCATGGCCCTGGGATGTGGCGTTTCGCAGCCCGTGAACGTACCGGCTCAGCCACTCCCTACGAACGATTCGACCGCAGCTCCCGACAATCCCTTGTCAGATGCACCCGCCCAACCGGCGATCGATGGACTAGCAACGTCACCCGAAAAACTCCCCGAAAAAGCTCCGCCACCCACAACCACAGACGTAACACCGCCGCTGCCAGTCCTTAGCGTGGCTGAACTGGTCGCGAAGCTGGCCATTCCCGACGAACGCCAAGCAGCAGCCGTCGCGCTGTGCAAACAAGGGCCCGAAGCTGTCCCCGCGCTGTTGAAAGCGCTCGACCACCAAGATTGGCAGGTCCGCGCAGCTGCCGTGTTTGCCCTCGGCCAGCTTGGCAAAGAGTCTGCCGCAGCGCGCGACCGCTTGGAGGTTCTGGCCGAGAAGGACGAGAACGCCAACGTGCGCGATGCGGCGACTTTCGCGCTCGATGCCATCGCCGGCAAATAA
- a CDS encoding SDR family oxidoreductase: MAPARRIVLTGATRGLGRALADKFIAAGHTVIGCGRSEGEITKLQQQFGSPHRFDVLDVSSEPDVRRWAESVLANSDAPDLLINNAATINPNAPLWEVEPADFDRVIDVNINGVFYVLRHLVPAMVQQRKGVIVNLSSGWGRSTSPDVATYCATKYAIEGLTLALAQELPRGMAAVPLNPGVINTELLRSCFGGSAGSYPTPHEWARQAAPYILALGPRDNGQSRTVPG; this comes from the coding sequence ATGGCTCCTGCTCGTCGCATTGTGCTCACCGGTGCTACTCGCGGACTTGGTCGCGCGCTGGCGGACAAGTTTATTGCCGCGGGGCATACGGTTATCGGTTGCGGCCGCTCGGAGGGGGAGATCACGAAACTACAACAGCAGTTTGGTTCGCCTCATCGCTTCGACGTGCTCGATGTGAGCAGCGAACCGGACGTCCGCCGTTGGGCCGAAAGCGTACTGGCGAATAGTGACGCGCCCGACCTGCTAATCAACAACGCGGCGACCATCAATCCCAATGCACCACTGTGGGAAGTGGAGCCCGCCGATTTTGACCGCGTGATCGATGTCAACATCAATGGAGTCTTCTACGTGCTGCGGCATTTGGTCCCCGCCATGGTGCAGCAGCGCAAGGGGGTCATTGTGAACCTCAGCTCGGGTTGGGGAAGATCGACATCGCCCGATGTGGCAACGTACTGTGCGACCAAGTACGCCATCGAAGGCCTCACGCTGGCGCTGGCCCAGGAACTGCCGCGCGGCATGGCTGCGGTGCCGCTCAATCCGGGTGTGATCAATACCGAACTGCTGCGAAGCTGTTTTGGTGGCTCGGCAGGCAGTTATCCCACACCGCACGAATGGGCCCGTCAGGCCGCGCCGTATATCCTGGCCCTCGGCCCGCGCGATAACGGTCAGTCCCGCACCGTGCCCGGCTGA
- the floA gene encoding flotillin-like protein FloA (flotillin-like protein involved in membrane lipid rafts), which produces MFLLAQEEFPWGAAAALVGLAVVAVILLVIVAIFANFFRLWIQSFLTGAGISLLDLIGMTFRKVNKDVIVKSKIMCVQAGLPDEISGKALEAHYLSGGNVPLVIRALIAANKAKIIRLSYREATAIDLAGRNVLEAVQTSVYPKVIDCPAKGSGKEFLEAVAANGIQLRVRARVTVRANLQQLIGGATEETIIARVGEGIVSAIGSAEDHMEVLENPDRISKAVLARRLDSQTAFEIVSVDIADIDVGENIGARVRADQAEADTRVARARAEGRRAMAVAAEQEQIARIEESRAKLVQAEAEVPKAMAAAFNSGKLGILEYYKMRNLVADTDMRRGIATSSGLAGKTG; this is translated from the coding sequence ATGTTTCTACTCGCTCAAGAAGAATTTCCCTGGGGTGCAGCCGCGGCACTCGTCGGCCTCGCCGTCGTGGCGGTCATCTTGCTGGTGATTGTCGCTATTTTCGCGAACTTCTTCCGCCTGTGGATTCAGTCGTTCCTGACCGGTGCCGGCATTTCGCTACTCGACTTGATCGGTATGACGTTCCGCAAGGTGAATAAAGACGTCATCGTCAAATCAAAAATCATGTGCGTACAGGCCGGCCTGCCCGATGAAATCTCGGGCAAGGCGCTCGAAGCCCATTATCTTTCCGGCGGCAACGTTCCTCTCGTCATTCGCGCACTCATTGCCGCCAACAAAGCCAAGATCATTCGCCTCAGCTATCGCGAAGCAACTGCCATCGACTTGGCTGGCCGCAATGTGCTGGAAGCTGTCCAGACCAGCGTCTATCCCAAGGTCATCGATTGCCCAGCTAAAGGTTCCGGCAAAGAGTTTTTGGAAGCGGTTGCCGCCAACGGCATTCAGTTGCGGGTGCGAGCACGCGTGACGGTGCGGGCCAACCTGCAACAGCTGATTGGTGGTGCCACCGAAGAAACGATCATCGCCCGCGTGGGCGAGGGGATCGTGTCCGCCATCGGCTCGGCCGAAGATCACATGGAAGTGCTTGAAAACCCCGACCGGATTTCGAAAGCCGTGCTCGCCCGTCGGCTCGATTCGCAAACGGCGTTTGAGATTGTCTCCGTCGATATCGCCGATATCGACGTCGGCGAAAACATTGGTGCCCGCGTGCGGGCTGACCAGGCCGAAGCCGATACGCGTGTGGCCCGGGCCCGGGCCGAAGGTCGTCGGGCAATGGCCGTTGCCGCCGAGCAGGAACAGATCGCGCGGATTGAAGAATCGCGCGCCAAGCTTGTGCAAGCCGAAGCGGAAGTTCCCAAGGCCATGGCTGCGGCCTTCAACTCCGGCAAACTCGGCATTCTCGAATATTACAAGATGCGAAACCTGGTCGCCGATACCGATATGCGACGGGGCATTGCCACTTCCAGTGGTTTGGCCGGCAAGACGGGGTAG
- a CDS encoding NAD(P)-dependent oxidoreductase — MAVSRIVPGQTRLGWIGTGVMGSSMCSHLIARGFQMTVSTRSRSKAQPLLDRGATWASTPRDVAARSDVVFAIVGFPRDVREVFLGTEGALAGSKPGNILVDMTTSEPSLAVEIYDAAKARGCYSVDAPVSGGDVGAKEARLSIMIGGDRDVVEALHPCWETMGKTIIHQGAAGAGQHTKAVNQTLIASNMVGVCEALLYAYKAGLDLNTVLQSVAPGAAGSWSLSNLGPRIIANNFDPGFFVEHFIKDMGIALDEANRMGLALPGLALARQLYVALKAQGHGRDGTHALMLALGQLSGVEWRRR, encoded by the coding sequence ATGGCAGTTTCGCGTATTGTTCCCGGGCAAACCCGGTTGGGCTGGATCGGCACCGGCGTGATGGGTTCGAGCATGTGCTCGCATCTGATCGCCCGCGGTTTTCAAATGACCGTTTCGACCCGTTCGCGCAGCAAAGCTCAGCCGCTGCTCGACCGCGGCGCGACCTGGGCGAGTACTCCCCGCGATGTCGCCGCCCGCAGCGACGTGGTCTTTGCCATTGTCGGTTTTCCTCGCGATGTGCGGGAAGTGTTTCTGGGGACCGAAGGGGCGCTCGCCGGTTCGAAGCCCGGGAACATTCTCGTCGATATGACCACGAGCGAACCTTCGCTGGCCGTCGAGATTTATGACGCGGCCAAAGCCCGCGGGTGTTACTCTGTCGACGCACCGGTTTCGGGCGGCGATGTTGGTGCCAAGGAAGCTCGGCTGTCGATCATGATTGGTGGCGATCGCGACGTGGTCGAGGCGCTGCATCCTTGCTGGGAAACGATGGGCAAGACCATCATTCACCAAGGTGCTGCCGGTGCTGGTCAACACACCAAGGCCGTCAATCAAACGTTGATCGCCTCGAACATGGTCGGCGTTTGCGAAGCGCTCCTCTACGCGTACAAAGCGGGGCTCGATCTCAACACCGTGCTGCAATCGGTCGCTCCGGGAGCAGCGGGAAGTTGGTCGTTGTCGAATCTGGGACCGCGGATCATTGCCAACAATTTCGACCCCGGCTTCTTTGTCGAACACTTCATCAAAGACATGGGCATCGCCCTCGACGAAGCCAATCGCATGGGGCTCGCCTTGCCCGGTCTGGCACTCGCGCGGCAATTGTATGTGGCGCTCAAGGCGCAAGGTCACGGCCGCGATGGCACGCATGCTTTGATGCTCGCGCTCGGCCAACTCAGCGGCGTCGAATGGCGTCGGCGATAG
- a CDS encoding formylglycine-generating enzyme family protein, whose translation MSRTLTLLTLLVFFSSVSSAEPAAKPEVVTNTLGMKLVKIAAGEFTMGSPESEEGHTDVEVQRKVRITRPFYLGQHEVTVGQFRKFVTETGYRTTLEREEKPGFGFDAELGAIEILPKFTWKNTGFGTDEHPVVNLSWDDAQAFCKWLSEKEKQTYQLPTEAQWEYACRAGTKTRYSTGESEESLLGFANLSDAAFQAKYANATWSGEWNDGHAFSAPVGSLKPNAWGLYDMHGNAWEWCSDWYASDYHKVSPVDDPAGPKTGEKHIVRGGAFTNRLRFVRSADRNANKPGYRYNFTGFRVVKVME comes from the coding sequence ATGTCCCGTACACTCACGCTGCTCACGCTCCTTGTATTTTTCAGTTCGGTCAGCAGCGCGGAGCCTGCTGCCAAGCCCGAAGTCGTGACCAATACACTCGGCATGAAGCTGGTGAAGATTGCAGCGGGCGAATTCACAATGGGTTCGCCAGAGTCTGAAGAGGGGCACACCGATGTGGAGGTGCAACGAAAGGTGCGAATCACCAGGCCGTTCTACCTCGGTCAGCATGAAGTAACGGTGGGCCAGTTTCGCAAGTTTGTGACGGAAACGGGCTATCGCACGACTCTCGAGCGTGAAGAGAAGCCCGGCTTCGGCTTCGACGCAGAACTTGGCGCAATCGAGATTCTCCCCAAGTTCACGTGGAAGAATACGGGCTTTGGCACCGACGAACACCCTGTTGTGAACCTCAGCTGGGACGATGCGCAGGCCTTCTGCAAATGGCTCAGCGAGAAGGAAAAGCAGACTTATCAGTTGCCGACCGAAGCGCAGTGGGAATATGCTTGCCGCGCAGGAACCAAAACACGTTACTCCACGGGGGAGTCCGAAGAATCGCTACTCGGCTTTGCGAACCTATCGGACGCAGCCTTTCAAGCTAAGTACGCGAACGCAACTTGGAGCGGCGAGTGGAATGACGGTCATGCGTTTTCGGCACCGGTCGGCAGCTTGAAGCCCAATGCTTGGGGTCTGTACGACATGCACGGCAATGCCTGGGAGTGGTGCAGCGACTGGTATGCCAGCGACTATCACAAGGTTTCACCTGTGGACGACCCCGCCGGTCCTAAGACGGGCGAGAAACACATTGTTCGTGGCGGTGCATTTACTAATCGCCTCCGTTTCGTTCGCTCGGCCGATCGGAACGCCAACAAGCCCGGCTATCGCTATAACTTCACGGGCTTTCGAGTTGTCAAAGTGATGGAGTAG